Proteins found in one Streptococcus criceti HS-6 genomic segment:
- the gtfB gene encoding accessory Sec system glycosylation chaperone GtfB, translating to MINLFENYNQDSWDLHYSLILSGYQNTTIAINDNGFLPDDVTSPFLFFTGFVNATGKPLHFNEIPVPKFWEIKATNSSGEIFDLNKKRANIHFSKPSHNRFVQSVDWLDEAGKVRSTDHYNKYGYRFAQTIYNRESQAVQKSYYDKSGKEVLVENYVTSDLILEHEGKIYIFKSKADFVTYYIQASGYDLDRIIFNSLGMPFLVKYQLHQKGEDVLFWQEPIGDSLPYNMQLLLDPAAERKTKIIVQDFKTYEQILRMVTPEQREAFTYVGLLYPFQRDNQARKEALILTNSDQLDYVENIIEDFPDMTLHIAALTEMSSKLLSLGRFSNVHLYPNVTNLTVRQLFGRCDIYLDINQGNEILSAIRTAFESRQLILGFKERMHNPRYSAPEFFFDLGNYASFRDKLRNVLGNRAAITLDLQSQYKAANLAMPEDYRRELGQPKPALPEVEDSPLTAQSDRTVPADNMEAEANAAETVYEEVAEATRDLETTDVPVDDSAGDTPADEPLQEAGAALTDPAQVFEAASSQDYQPAQIQAEALLDAEGPSFTVDLTVPVSTDDTEANDFSADALKAPDLLQTEQAEAHTKPSVHLEPNELAEENQD from the coding sequence ATGATTAATCTTTTTGAAAATTATAATCAAGATAGCTGGGACCTGCATTATTCTCTCATTCTGTCAGGCTACCAAAATACGACTATTGCCATCAATGACAATGGTTTTCTGCCAGATGATGTGACCTCTCCCTTCCTCTTTTTCACTGGTTTTGTCAATGCGACAGGAAAGCCTCTGCATTTCAACGAAATCCCGGTACCCAAGTTCTGGGAAATCAAGGCGACCAATTCTAGTGGTGAAATTTTTGACCTCAATAAAAAACGGGCCAATATCCATTTTTCAAAACCTAGTCACAACCGCTTTGTTCAATCAGTTGACTGGTTAGATGAAGCAGGCAAGGTTCGCTCAACCGACCATTACAATAAGTACGGTTACCGCTTTGCCCAAACCATCTATAACCGTGAGAGTCAAGCTGTTCAGAAGTCTTATTATGACAAGTCTGGCAAGGAAGTCTTGGTGGAAAATTATGTAACGAGCGATTTGATTTTGGAACACGAGGGTAAGATTTACATCTTCAAGTCCAAGGCTGATTTTGTCACTTACTATATTCAGGCCTCCGGCTATGATTTGGATCGCATTATCTTTAATTCTCTGGGAATGCCTTTCTTGGTAAAATATCAGCTGCACCAAAAAGGAGAAGATGTTCTCTTCTGGCAGGAGCCAATTGGCGATAGTCTGCCTTATAACATGCAGTTACTGTTGGATCCAGCAGCAGAGCGAAAGACTAAGATTATTGTTCAGGATTTTAAAACCTATGAGCAAATCCTGCGGATGGTAACTCCAGAGCAGAGAGAGGCCTTTACCTATGTCGGTCTCCTCTATCCATTCCAGCGTGATAATCAGGCGCGCAAGGAAGCGCTGATTTTGACCAATTCTGACCAGTTGGATTATGTGGAAAATATTATCGAAGATTTCCCTGACATGACCTTGCATATTGCTGCTCTAACGGAAATGTCCAGTAAGCTTCTCAGTCTGGGCCGTTTCAGCAATGTCCATCTCTATCCCAATGTGACTAATCTGACTGTCCGGCAGCTTTTTGGCCGCTGTGATATCTATTTGGATATTAATCAAGGCAATGAAATTCTTTCGGCCATTCGGACCGCTTTTGAAAGTCGTCAGTTGATTCTCGGTTTCAAGGAGCGGATGCACAATCCTCGGTACTCAGCTCCTGAGTTCTTCTTCGACTTGGGTAACTATGCCAGCTTCCGCGATAAGCTCCGTAATGTTTTGGGCAATCGAGCAGCCATCACTCTGGATCTCCAATCCCAATATAAGGCGGCGAACCTAGCTATGCCAGAGGATTATCGCCGTGAATTGGGGCAGCCGAAACCAGCGCTGCCAGAAGTTGAGGACAGTCCTCTAACAGCTCAGTCAGACCGCACAGTGCCTGCAGACAATATGGAAGCAGAAGCTAATGCTGCTGAAACTGTTTACGAAGAGGTTGCAGAAGCTACTCGGGACTTAGAAACGACGGACGTACCAGTAGATGACTCAGCTGGAGATACACCCGCAGATGAACCACTTCAAGAAGCAGGAGCTGCCCTCACGGACCCAGCACAAGTTTTTGAAGCAGCTTCAAGCCAGGATTATCAGCCTGCTCAAATCCAAGCGGAAGCCCTGCTCGATGCAGAAGGTCCCAGCTTTACAGTCGATTTGACCGTGCCAGTTTCGACAGACGATACCGAAGCCAATGATTTCTCAGCGGATGCTTTGAAAGCTCCAGATCTACTCCAGACTGAGCAAGCAGAGGCTCATACGAAACCTTCGGTCCATCTTGAACCAAATGAACTCGCAGAAGAAAATCAAGATTAG